The Thermococcus sp. EP1 DNA window ATAAAAATAGAGCCAGGTCCTGCAAGTCAAGGTTTTGTTAGTAATGTGGAAGGAGTTCTTGAAAGGGCTAGGGAGACACTTTTAATGGCTAAGAGATTTAAACAGCAGGAGAATGATGAGGAAAGTGTTAGAAAAATCGAGGAAATCTTGAGTTACATTGCGGAGGTAAAAGAGGGTAAAAAGCCTCTTACAGTAAAAATCATGGATCCGTTTGGAAACAGTGCACTAATAGGAGAGAAAGTTAAAAGTAGGCTCCTCACCAAGGAGGAACTAGAAAAACTAAGTACCGGACCTTATATAATCTACGATCCAGAAAAGGGAGCTAGATAAAACGTATCTCTCTGGCCAT harbors:
- a CDS encoding ZPR1 zinc finger domain-containing protein; amino-acid sequence: MSEIHEIRLGDCPICGGKNTLKALNHIHEIPYFGKVMESTIICEECGYRNADVMLLEEKEPRVYVVKVEEEKDLFTRVVRSKSGTIELEEIGIKIEPGPASQGFVSNVEGVLERARETLLMAKRFKQQENDEESVRKIEEILSYIAEVKEGKKPLTVKIMDPFGNSALIGEKVKSRLLTKEELEKLSTGPYIIYDPEKGAR